The Terrirubrum flagellatum nucleotide sequence AAGCGCGCCGATCGTCACCACCGCGAGCCCCGCGAACAGCGACACGCGCGATCCCGCGATCACAAGCGACAGCACGTCCTGGCCGACCTCGTTCGTGCCGAACCAGTTCGCGAGCGACGGCGGACGGAAGCGCGCCGCGGTGTCGACCGCGCCAGCGACCTGATCGGGACGCGGAACGATCCAGGGCGACAGGATCGCCATCAGGATCAACGCCGCGACAAGAGCGAGACCGACGATGGACAGCGCGCTCTGGCCAAAGCGATAGAACGCGCGGCGCCACATCTCCTGGCGCGCGGACATCGCAGGCGCGGCTGTTACAGCCGTCGTCATGCGAGCCGAACCTTCGGATTGATCACGCCATAGAGCAGATCGACAATCAGATTGACCGCGACGAACATCATGCCGATGCAGAGCGTGACGCCGATTACGGGCATGAAGTCCTGCGTCAGGATCGACTTCGTGGCGTAGAGGCCGATGCCTGGCCAATCGAACACCGTCTCGACAAGCACAGTGCCGCCGAGCAGCCAGCCGAAATAGAGGCCGATGGTGGTCAGCGTCGCAGACGCCGCGTTGCGCAGCACATATTTCCAGATGATCAGGCGCGGCGAGAGGCCAAGCGCGCGCTCGGTCAAGACATAATCCTGCTGCAGCACCTCGATTGTCGAAGCCCGCATCATGCGCGTGATGGCCGCGAGCGGCGACAGCGACATGGCGAAGGCGGGCAAGGCGAGATGCATCAGCGAGAGCGACAGCGCGTTCCAGTCGCCGGCCGCAATCGAGTCGATCGTAAGAAAGCCTGTCAGAAGAGGCGGCGGCTCCTCGATCAGTGGGAAGCGGCCCGACAAGGGCAGCCATCCCAGCCACATCGCAAACAGCAATTGCAGCAGCAGCCCGAGGAAAAATCGCGGCATCGAGATCGCGCCGAGCGCGACTGTGCGCGAGACATAGTCGGGCCATCGGTCGCGATAGACCGCCGACGCCAACCCCACCGGAATGCCAAGCGCGACCGCGATAACCATCGCGGCGAAGACGAGTTCAAGCGTCGCCGGCAGGAACGCCCGGAGATCTTCGGCCACCGGCCGCCGCGTGAAGATCGAGACGCCCCAGTCGCCTCTCAACAGGCCCGTGGCGTAACTCCAGTATTGCGCAGCCAGAGGCCGATCGAGGCCATATTCGCGCGCATAGGCCGCAAGTTCTTCCTTCGTCGCGTTGGGGCCTGCGGCGAGGCCAACAGGGTCGCCCGGCAAAAGCCGGACGATCGCGAAGACAAGAATGGACAGCCCGATGAAGACGGGAATGACGAGAACGATGCGGCGCAGCGCGTAGCCGAGCAAAATTGTCCCCGTCAGCCTAGCGTTACTTCAGCGACAGCGGCGCGAGCTCGATCGCGTTCGAGGCGACGGGCACGAACTTCCAGTTCTGCACGCCATCGCGGAACGCCAGCTTGCGCTTCTCCAGCACGCCGAAAATATCAGCAGCGTCATCGACGACCTGTTTCTGGAATTCGAGATAAAGCGCCTTGCGCTTGTCCTCGTTCACTTCGGCGCGCGCATCTTCGATCAGCTTGTCCACCTTGGCGGTGTGATAGACCATGTTCTGCCAAGAGCCGTTATTCGCCGAATGGTATGCGGCGTAGGCGATATTGTCGGGGTCGCCGTAATTCGCGGTCTGATAGACCGGCATCAGATCGGGAGCGGTCTGCGGCGAGCGGCAGCGCGCCACCATGTCGGTCCAGAGCGTTGGCTTGATTTCGAGATCGATATTCAGCTTCTTCAGGCTGTCGAGCATGACGAGCGCCCAGCGGCGCTGCTGCTCGAGGCCGGTGACATGCACCATTTCGAGCTTGATGCCGCCAGTCGGGCTCTTGCTCTTCGCCAGATATTCCTTCGCCTTGGCGAGGTCGGTGCGCGGCACCGCAAGCTTCGGATCATGGCCGAAGATGCCGGTCGGCAGCGGGCCGATCATCAGGTCGGCGTAGCCGGCCGTGTCGAGCATCGCCTGATAGTCGAAGGCCCAGGAAATCGCGCGACGCAAATTCACATCGGCGAGCGGACCGTTCTCGGTGTTCATCTTGATCGAGAAGGTGCGGAATTCCGGCTCGATGACGGAGACGACGCCGGGCTTGTCCTTCAGCGCGTCCATGTCTTCCGACGTCAGATCAAGCGCCACATGCGCCTCGCCGCGCTGAAGCATCAGCCGCTGCGTCGCGGTTTCGCGAACGATGCGCATGATGGCGCCGGAGAGATTGCCGCCGCCAGGATTCCAAGCGTCTGCGACGCGCTCGAACTCGTATAGGCTGCCGGGCTCGGCGCGCTTGACGCGGAAGGCGCCGGAGCCGGCGATGTTGGCGCGCAGATAATTCTGCGCGTCGTCGGTTCCCTTGTTCGCCTCGATCACCTTGGGATTGGCGATCCATTGCCAGACGAGCACCTGCAGGAAGGCGACGAACGGCTTCGTCAGCTTGATCCTGACCGTGCCCTTGTCGATGACCTGCACGCTGTCGGGGCCAAGCACGCCCGACACCATCCAGGAATTGCCCTTCTTCAGGCGCAGAATGCGATCGAAATTGTATTTCACCGCATCGGCGTCAACAGGCGTTCCATCATGGAATTTCGCCTTGGGATCGAGCTTGAACACATATTCCATGCCGTCAGGCGACACGGTCCAGGACGCGGCGAGATGCGGCACCGGCTTCGGCGGATTGCCTTCGATGCGCACGAGGCTGTCATAGGTGTTCCGCATCATCAGGATCGGCGTGTAGCCGGTCGTGACATGCGGATCGAAGTTCGGAATGTCCTGCCCCGACGCCATGATCAGGACTTTGCGCGCCTGCGCGAAAGAAATGTCGGCGAACGGCGCCATGGACGCCGCAGCGGCCGCGCCGGCCATCAGCGAACGACGTGTGAAACTCATGATGCTCCCCTCACTCCAATCCTGCGCCAATTCCCCTTAGGCCCTGCGGCGCGTCAGTGCGCCGTAGGCGCCTTCTCCAGCACGAGCAATTCGAGCTCATTCAGCATGGGCCGGTTCCGGCGCCGCTGCAACTTGCGCGCCATAATCGCGCTCAGCGCCTTCGCCGGAGACATAGCCGAGCTTCACGTCGCGCGCGACAAGATCGCGCGGCCGCTCAAGCGGATCGCCATAGCCGGAGCCGCCGGCGAGTCTGACTTCAACAACGCGTGAAGAATCCTCCAGCGCGACCAGCGCGCCGGTGCCGCAATCCTGCACAAGCTTGCCGTCCCTGTCGTAGACCTTGGCATAGGGCTCGCAGCCCGCCTGGCCGCCGAACAATCCTTTCACCGGATTCTTGACGCCCTCGGGATAGGCGGAGACGAGCGTCGTCTTGCCATCGTCATGGAGCTTGCGCACGCGGCAACGCTGGCCAAGCCCGCCGCGATGGCGGCCCGGGCCGCCGCTGTCGGCGACGTAGGTCTTCTCGATGACCAGAACGGGCACGCGCGCCTCGAACAGCTCGATCGAGGTGTTGGCGGCCGAGGTCGGCCAGAGCAGGCCCGACTTGCCATCCTTGCGGTGCGAGCCGCCCTGCCCGCCACCCATGAAGAGCATGTCGGAATAGGTGCGGCCGTCGGAGTCTACGCCATAGAAATTGAACACCAGCGGCAGGCCGGTGAAAGCCTGCACGCTCTTCGGCGACGCGTCCGACAAAGCGCGGAAAATATTCGGCGCCGAATACCAGCCGGTGCGCGTGCGCAGATTGACGGACGCCGGCTTCCTCGGATTGAGGATTGATCCTTCCGGCGCCTTCACCGTGAAAGGCCGGTAGCAGCCGGCGTTGCCGCGCACATTCGGCGTCAGCATGCATTTCAAGGGATAAGTCGAATGGGCGCTCGTGTAGCTAAGCGTCGAGTTCAGCCCGCCCTGCGCCATCTGCGGCGGCGCGCCTTCGAAATCGATCTCGATCTCGTCGCCCTTCACCGTCAGCGCCAAGGGATAGCGCATCGGCGTGCCAAGCGGGTTGTTCCAGATCTCGGAGTGATAGACGCCGTCCGGCAGCGCGCGGATCGCATCGCGCATCGCCTTCTCCGACAGGCCCTGCACGACGTGAGCCAGCGCGCGCAGATCGTGCATGCCGTAATCGTCCATGAAGGACAGGAGGCGCTCGGCGCCGATCGAATTCGCGGCGACGAAGGAATGCAGGTCGCCCAGCACCTGATCGCCATCGCGGACATTCTCGCGCAGCAGTTCGACGAGCGTCGCATTGAGGCGGCCCTCCTCGAACAGCTTCATCGGCGGGATCTGGAATCCCTCTTCATAGATTTCACGCGCGCGCAGCGAATCCTTGGTGCCGCCGATGTCGGAGACGTGGCCGACCGTGCCGAGCAATCCGACAAGCTTGCCGTCGCGGAACACCGGCGTGACGATGGCGATGTCGAAGAGATGCCCGGCGCAAAGCCAGGGATCATTGGTGATCAGCACGTCGCCTTGCTTCAGCGTCTCCGAGGGATAGCGCTTCAACAGCGCCTTCACCGCGAGCGGCAGCGTGAGGTTGAACACCGGCATGGCGCGCGGACTGTGCGCCAGCGGCTCGCCATCGGGATCGAGCAATTCGCAGGCGAAATCCTGTGCTTCCGAGATCACTAGCGAGAAGGCGGTGCGGCAGATGGTGAGCCACATCTCCTCAACGACGGTGACCAGACGGCTCCACATGATCTCAAGCGAGATCGGATCGCTCTCGATGCGCTTCACCGCTTCGTCGAAGCTCATGCCCGACGCGACAATCTCGGCATGGTCGGTCGCGAAGCCGACATGGATGCGGATGTTGAGGCTGTCATCGATTTCGACGCGATCGCCCGGCGCGATGATCGTCGTCGCCTCGCGCTCCTCGATGATCGCGGGGCCGGCAAACGCGTCGCCGCCGCGCAGCGCGTAGCGATCATAGACCGGCGCATCAACGAAACCGTTCTCGAACCAGGCGCGGCGCGAGCCCTTGATCTTCGTAGCCGCGTCACCGCCGCCGGTCGCGCCTTTGAGCGAGAGTGACGGCGTTGGCCCGACGCAGCGGACGCGGAAATTGATCGCCTCCATCTCGGCGCCTTCATAGACCGAGGTGTAACGCGCGGAGTATGCCTTCACGAACGCGGCGCGGATCTCGTCGAGATGGCCATGGCCGAGCACGCCCGACGGGAATGGCACGGAGATGTCGTGCATCTGGCCGATCAGACGCATGTCGGCGGTGCGCTCGACGACGACATCCTTCTCCGCCACGCCAGCCTCGATCAGACGCTTGCGGCCTTCCGCCTCAAGCTCGGAAAGCGCTGCGTTGACCTTCGCAGCATCGAAATCCTTGCCGAACGCGGTCGGCAGCGAGCGCACGAGTTCAAAGGAGAGCGGCGCCGCGAGAAATCCCAGCGCCGAAGCCGCGCCGGACGCGGGCGGAATGATCACTTCCTTCACGCCCATGACGCGCGCCACATCGACCGCATGCGCCGGGCCGGCGCCGCCGAAGCCAACCATGGAATAGCCGCGCGGGTCCTTGCCCTTTTCGACAAGATGCACGCGCGCCGCCGCCGCCATGCCTTCGACGACGACCTTGTGGATGCCCCACGCCGCTTCTTCAGCCGAAAGGCCGAGCGGCTTTGCGACCGTCATCATCGCCTCGCGCGCCGCATCGAGATCAAGCTTCATGCGGCCGCCGAGGAAGAAGCCGGGATCGTAATAGCCGAGCACGAGATTGGCGTCGGTGACGGTCGGCTTGCTTCCGCCCATGCCGTAGCAGGCCGGGCCAGGATCGGAGCCGGCGGAATGCGGGCCGACCTTCAGCAATCCGACTTCATCGATCGCCGCGATCGAACCACCGCCGGCGCCGATCTCGATCATGTCGATAACAGGCGCCTTGATCGGCAGGCCGGAGCCTTTCTTGAAGCGGTGGACTCGTCCCGCCTCCATCATTGGCGCGATCTCGCAGCGCCCGTCCTCGATCATGCAGGCTTTCGCCGTGGTGCCGCCCATATCGAAGGAGATCACATCCTTCTTGCCCGCGAGCGCGCCGAACAAAGCCGTCGCGAGACCGCCACCGGCGGGACCGCTCTCAAGCAAGCGAATGGGGAAGTCGCGCGCCGTCTGCGGCGAGACAAGGCCGCCGGCCGAATGCATCAGGCGCAGTTCGCCCTTGAAGCCGCGCGAGGACAGCTCGCGTTCGAGCCGCCTGATGTAGCGATCCATCAGCGGCTGCACATAGGCGTTGGCGCAAGTGGTGACGCAGCGCTGATACTCCCACAATTCCGCAACCACGTCGCTCGACAGCGACAGCGGCAGATCAGGGAACATCTCGCGCGCGATGCGGCCGACGGCGCGCTCATGCTCGGGATTGCGATAGGCGTTGATGAAGCAGACGGCGATCGCCTCGCAGCCTGCATCAGCCAGCGCGCGGAGCTGACGACGCGTCGCGGCCTCGTCGAGCGCGGTCACGATGCGGCCGTCGCGATCGATGCGCTCGTTCACTTCAAGGCAGAGATCGCGCGAAACCAGCGGCTGCGGAAATTCAAGGAAGAGATCGTAGATATCGTAGCGCTGCTCGACGCCGAGTTCGAGAATGTCGCGGAAGCCCGACGTGGTGATGAGGCCAAGTTTTGCGCCCTTGCGCTCGATCACGGCGTTGGTGACGAGCGTCGTGCCATGCACCATCTCGGAAATATCGCAGAGCCTGATCCCCTCCATGGCGACGAGTTCTTCAAGCCCGATCAGCGCCGCTTCCGACGGATCATGCGGCGTCGTCAGCCGCTTGTGCAGCCTGACCGCGCTGTTGTCGCCGTCATAGAGGATGAAGTCGGTGAAGGTGCCGCCGATGTCGAAACCGATACGCCAGCGCTGAGAAGCCTTCGTCATGCCATCACCCGCCTGGACGAAACGGAAATCGGCGCCATGGCGCTCATCGAGGGCTCACGAACATCAGGGTCGTGAACAAAAAGCGGATCGCGCGTGATCGCCGCGATCTCGGCTGCGCCGGCGCGCAAGGCGCCGATGATCGTGCGCCGCTCTTCAGCGGTGATCATCGCCGCCGGGAAGGAAATGCAGAGGCTGACCTCCTCGGCCGTTTCCGGATCGCCGACGCCGACCGCAAGCGCGCCGACGCCGCGGTTCGATTCATCGTTGCTCTCGGCGTAGCCGACGCGGCGCACCATCGCGAGGCGCGACAGAAGCTCATCGAGATTCTGCGGGGCCGTCGGCGACGGCGGGATCAGCGGCGCGGAATAGAGCTGGCGCACAGCCTCGTCGCTCAACCGGGCGAGCAAGGTGCGGCCGGTCGCGCTGGCGAAGGCTTCGAGGCGGCGTCCGATCGAACTTGCGACGCGCAGCGCGTTCGTGCCGGGGATGTCTGTCACCGCGACGATGTCGAGGCCCTGCCGGCGGCTGACATAGCCGGTATGGCCGGTCTGGGCGCAGACGCGCGCCACGACTTCATGGGCGCGCACGGTGAGCGAAGAGGCGTCGCGATAGAGCCGACCGACTTCATAAAGCAGCGCGGCGGGCCGGTACTTCTTGGAGGCGCCGATCGTCTCGAGATAGCCCGCCTCCATCATACTGCGGAGAAGGCGCGAAGCGGTGCTTTTCGGCGTTCCCAGGAGCGTGGAGGTCGAGGTGACTGTGAGATAGGGGCGATCGAGGGAGAAGCAGCGAAGGACCTCCGCGGCGCTGGCGAGTGTCGTCATCTGACCGTCCAAAGTTGCAATAAATGGAACTTAAATTCCACTTATGGCAACTCTCCTAGTCGCTGCCTGTTTCGTAAGCAAGCTAAAAGAATCGGCTCGGGCGCCTGCAAAGCGGGCGCTTCGGGACCGGCAGGAGATCTGGCGTCCGGAATTTGCCCGCGCCGAAGGCGCCCTCGTGCAATTTCCCTTGTTCGGCGAACGGCGTGGACAGGGGCGCCGCCTTCCGCCAGATAGGCGCGAACAGAATGGGAGGGGCGCCCATGGCCGACGATCTCTACGCGAAAGGCATGGCGACGCGGCGCACGGTGCTTGGCGACGCCCATGTCGATCGCGCCGAAGCGAACAAGACGCCGTTCGACGCCGACTTCCAGCATTTCATCACCGAGACCGCGTGGGGCGCGGTCTGGTCGCGCCCGCATTTCAACAAGCGCGAGCGCAGTCTCGTCACGCTCGCCATTCTCGCGGCGCTCGGCCGCTGGGAGGAAGTCGCGCTGCATGTCCGCGCCACGGCGAATACCGGCGCGACGGAAGAAGACCTGAAAGAGCTGATGCTCCATGTCGCCGTTTACGCCGGCGTGCCCGCCGCCAATCACGCAATCAAGGTGGTCAAGGACACGCTGACCCAGATGAAGGCCGCGAAAACCTGAACGAGGGAGTCCGCCCATGCGCTCCTATTTTCCGCTGCCGCTGCTCTCCGAGCTTCTCGGCGACGCCGAAATCGAAGCCTGGTTCGACCCGCGAGCCGAGATCGCGGCGATGCTGGCCTTCGAGAAGGCGCTCGCCGAGGCCGAAGCTTCCGAAGGCGTGAT carries:
- a CDS encoding ABC transporter permease; this translates as MLGYALRRIVLVIPVFIGLSILVFAIVRLLPGDPVGLAAGPNATKEELAAYAREYGLDRPLAAQYWSYATGLLRGDWGVSIFTRRPVAEDLRAFLPATLELVFAAMVIAVALGIPVGLASAVYRDRWPDYVSRTVALGAISMPRFFLGLLLQLLFAMWLGWLPLSGRFPLIEEPPPLLTGFLTIDSIAAGDWNALSLSLMHLALPAFAMSLSPLAAITRMMRASTIEVLQQDYVLTERALGLSPRLIIWKYVLRNAASATLTTIGLYFGWLLGGTVLVETVFDWPGIGLYATKSILTQDFMPVIGVTLCIGMMFVAVNLIVDLLYGVINPKVRLA
- a CDS encoding ABC transporter substrate-binding protein; amino-acid sequence: MSFTRRSLMAGAAAAASMAPFADISFAQARKVLIMASGQDIPNFDPHVTTGYTPILMMRNTYDSLVRIEGNPPKPVPHLAASWTVSPDGMEYVFKLDPKAKFHDGTPVDADAVKYNFDRILRLKKGNSWMVSGVLGPDSVQVIDKGTVRIKLTKPFVAFLQVLVWQWIANPKVIEANKGTDDAQNYLRANIAGSGAFRVKRAEPGSLYEFERVADAWNPGGGNLSGAIMRIVRETATQRLMLQRGEAHVALDLTSEDMDALKDKPGVVSVIEPEFRTFSIKMNTENGPLADVNLRRAISWAFDYQAMLDTAGYADLMIGPLPTGIFGHDPKLAVPRTDLAKAKEYLAKSKSPTGGIKLEMVHVTGLEQQRRWALVMLDSLKKLNIDLEIKPTLWTDMVARCRSPQTAPDLMPVYQTANYGDPDNIAYAAYHSANNGSWQNMVYHTAKVDKLIEDARAEVNEDKRKALYLEFQKQVVDDAADIFGVLEKRKLAFRDGVQNWKFVPVASNAIELAPLSLK
- a CDS encoding hydantoinase B/oxoprolinase family protein — its product is MTKASQRWRIGFDIGGTFTDFILYDGDNSAVRLHKRLTTPHDPSEAALIGLEELVAMEGIRLCDISEMVHGTTLVTNAVIERKGAKLGLITTSGFRDILELGVEQRYDIYDLFLEFPQPLVSRDLCLEVNERIDRDGRIVTALDEAATRRQLRALADAGCEAIAVCFINAYRNPEHERAVGRIAREMFPDLPLSLSSDVVAELWEYQRCVTTCANAYVQPLMDRYIRRLERELSSRGFKGELRLMHSAGGLVSPQTARDFPIRLLESGPAGGGLATALFGALAGKKDVISFDMGGTTAKACMIEDGRCEIAPMMEAGRVHRFKKGSGLPIKAPVIDMIEIGAGGGSIAAIDEVGLLKVGPHSAGSDPGPACYGMGGSKPTVTDANLVLGYYDPGFFLGGRMKLDLDAAREAMMTVAKPLGLSAEEAAWGIHKVVVEGMAAAARVHLVEKGKDPRGYSMVGFGGAGPAHAVDVARVMGVKEVIIPPASGAASALGFLAAPLSFELVRSLPTAFGKDFDAAKVNAALSELEAEGRKRLIEAGVAEKDVVVERTADMRLIGQMHDISVPFPSGVLGHGHLDEIRAAFVKAYSARYTSVYEGAEMEAINFRVRCVGPTPSLSLKGATGGGDAATKIKGSRRAWFENGFVDAPVYDRYALRGGDAFAGPAIIEEREATTIIAPGDRVEIDDSLNIRIHVGFATDHAEIVASGMSFDEAVKRIESDPISLEIMWSRLVTVVEEMWLTICRTAFSLVISEAQDFACELLDPDGEPLAHSPRAMPVFNLTLPLAVKALLKRYPSETLKQGDVLITNDPWLCAGHLFDIAIVTPVFRDGKLVGLLGTVGHVSDIGGTKDSLRAREIYEEGFQIPPMKLFEEGRLNATLVELLRENVRDGDQVLGDLHSFVAANSIGAERLLSFMDDYGMHDLRALAHVVQGLSEKAMRDAIRALPDGVYHSEIWNNPLGTPMRYPLALTVKGDEIEIDFEGAPPQMAQGGLNSTLSYTSAHSTYPLKCMLTPNVRGNAGCYRPFTVKAPEGSILNPRKPASVNLRTRTGWYSAPNIFRALSDASPKSVQAFTGLPLVFNFYGVDSDGRTYSDMLFMGGGQGGSHRKDGKSGLLWPTSAANTSIELFEARVPVLVIEKTYVADSGGPGRHRGGLGQRCRVRKLHDDGKTTLVSAYPEGVKNPVKGLFGGQAGCEPYAKVYDRDGKLVQDCGTGALVALEDSSRVVEVRLAGGSGYGDPLERPRDLVARDVKLGYVSGEGAERDYGAQVAAAPEPAHAE
- a CDS encoding IclR family transcriptional regulator; this encodes MTTLASAAEVLRCFSLDRPYLTVTSTSTLLGTPKSTASRLLRSMMEAGYLETIGASKKYRPAALLYEVGRLYRDASSLTVRAHEVVARVCAQTGHTGYVSRRQGLDIVAVTDIPGTNALRVASSIGRRLEAFASATGRTLLARLSDEAVRQLYSAPLIPPSPTAPQNLDELLSRLAMVRRVGYAESNDESNRGVGALAVGVGDPETAEEVSLCISFPAAMITAEERRTIIGALRAGAAEIAAITRDPLFVHDPDVREPSMSAMAPISVSSRRVMA
- the pcaC gene encoding 4-carboxymuconolactone decarboxylase; the protein is MADDLYAKGMATRRTVLGDAHVDRAEANKTPFDADFQHFITETAWGAVWSRPHFNKRERSLVTLAILAALGRWEEVALHVRATANTGATEEDLKELMLHVAVYAGVPAANHAIKVVKDTLTQMKAAKT